The following proteins come from a genomic window of Streptomyces liliiviolaceus:
- a CDS encoding SigE family RNA polymerase sigma factor yields the protein MTTPVCTSASNVATRTHAYPSFSSYVSARQPVLLRTARSLTANPCDAEDLLQTALTKTYVAWERIEDHRALDGYVRRALLNTRTSQWRKRKVDEFACDEMPEPQVPPAGDPAEQQALHDAMWRAIMKLPARQRAMVVLRYYEDLSEAQTAEVLDVSIGTVKSAVSRALGKLREDPELGPVR from the coding sequence ATGACCACACCCGTCTGCACCAGCGCTTCGAACGTGGCGACGCGGACCCATGCGTACCCGTCGTTCTCCTCGTATGTAAGTGCTCGCCAACCTGTGCTGCTGCGTACCGCGCGCTCGCTGACCGCGAACCCGTGCGACGCGGAGGACCTGCTGCAGACCGCCCTCACCAAGACGTATGTCGCCTGGGAGCGGATCGAGGACCACCGGGCGCTCGACGGATACGTACGGCGGGCGCTGCTGAACACGCGGACGTCGCAGTGGCGCAAGCGGAAGGTCGACGAGTTCGCGTGCGACGAGATGCCGGAACCGCAGGTTCCGCCGGCCGGGGACCCGGCGGAGCAGCAGGCGCTGCACGACGCGATGTGGCGCGCGATCATGAAGCTGCCCGCGCGGCAGCGGGCGATGGTCGTCCTGCGGTACTACGAGGACCTGAGCGAGGCGCAGACGGCGGAGGTGCTGGACGTGTCGATCGGTACGGTCAAGTCGGCCGTGTCGCGTGCGCTGGGCAAGCTCCGCGAGGACCCTGAACTGGGCCCCGTGCGCTGA
- a CDS encoding DUF1906 domain-containing protein, with product MIVGFGFVLLLLGLTAAPPAQAGSWSPGAAAPVDSPVGESGARPKAVTFKGRAFDTCRAPSADTMRRWRASPYRAVGVYFGGRGRACRSQPHLSHRWMRTVRDQGWRVLPLYVGSQSTCVFARHKKNVRIGRHPWKQGTTEGRDAVKRASALGMGAGSPLFLDMEAYAYRNKKCARSTLLFVRGWNREVSRRGYLPGFYSSAASGVAHMERSRRAGVRDLPSVVWFARWGVKNGLHREPVLRKGAWTPARRIHQYAGNVRERHGGRTLLIDRNLMHAPVARIG from the coding sequence ATGATCGTCGGATTCGGGTTCGTGCTGCTCCTGCTGGGGCTCACGGCGGCACCACCGGCACAGGCGGGTTCCTGGTCGCCGGGTGCTGCCGCTCCGGTGGATTCCCCTGTCGGGGAGTCCGGCGCGAGACCCAAGGCGGTCACGTTCAAGGGCCGTGCGTTCGACACCTGCCGGGCGCCGTCCGCGGACACGATGCGGCGGTGGCGGGCGTCCCCGTACCGGGCGGTGGGTGTCTACTTCGGCGGTCGCGGGCGAGCCTGCCGTTCGCAGCCCCATCTGAGTCACCGCTGGATGCGCACGGTACGGGACCAGGGCTGGCGGGTGCTGCCGCTGTACGTGGGCTCGCAGTCGACCTGTGTGTTCGCGCGGCACAAGAAGAACGTACGGATCGGGCGGCATCCCTGGAAGCAGGGGACCACGGAGGGCCGCGACGCGGTGAAGCGGGCGTCGGCGCTCGGTATGGGTGCCGGGAGCCCGCTGTTCCTGGACATGGAGGCGTACGCGTACCGGAACAAGAAGTGCGCACGCTCCACCCTCCTGTTCGTGCGGGGGTGGAACCGGGAGGTGTCGCGCCGGGGGTATCTGCCGGGGTTCTACAGCAGCGCCGCGTCGGGCGTCGCCCATATGGAGCGCTCGCGGCGGGCCGGGGTGCGGGACCTGCCGTCGGTGGTGTGGTTCGCGCGGTGGGGCGTGAAGAACGGGCTGCACCGTGAGCCCGTGCTGCGGAAGGGCGCGTGGACGCCCGCGCGGCGCATCCACCAGTACGCGGGGAACGTACGGGAACGGCACGGCGGCCGGACGCTGCTGATCGACCGCAATCTGATGCACGCGCCGGTCGCACGCATCGGCTGA
- a CDS encoding long-chain fatty acid--CoA ligase encodes MQDVPLLISRILTHGSTIHGSSQVITWTGEAEPHRRSFAEIGARTARLAHALRDDLGVRDDDRVATLMWNNAEHVEAYYAIPAMGAILHTLNLRLPPEQLVWIVNHAADRVIVANGSLLPLLAPLLPHFKSVEHVVVSGPGDRSLLDGAAVQVHEYEELIADKPDSYDWPALDERQAAAMCYTSGTTGDPKGVIYSHRSIYLHSMQVNMTQSMGLTDGDTSLVVVPQFHVNAWGLPHAMFMTGVNVLMPDRFLQPAPLAEMIEKERPTHAAAVPTIWQGLLAELKGKPRDVSSLTQVTIGGSACPPALMKAFDELGMRVCHAWGMTETSPLGTIARPPAHVEAGSDEEFAYRLTQGRFPAGVEPRLTGPGGERLPWDGESAGELEVRGPWIAGAYYGGQGAEALRPDDKFSEDGWLKTGDVGTISPDGFLTLTDRAKDVIKSGGEWISSVDLENALMAHPDVAEAAVVAVPDDKWGERPLATVVLKEGAAADFDTLRSFLADEGKIAKWQLPERWTIIESVPKTSVGKFDKKVLRRQYAAGELDVTQL; translated from the coding sequence ATGCAGGACGTACCGCTGCTGATCTCTAGGATCCTGACCCACGGGTCGACGATCCACGGGTCGTCTCAGGTGATCACCTGGACCGGAGAGGCCGAGCCGCACCGGCGTTCGTTCGCCGAGATCGGGGCACGGACGGCACGGCTGGCGCACGCCCTGCGCGACGACCTCGGAGTCCGGGACGACGACCGGGTCGCGACACTGATGTGGAACAACGCCGAGCACGTCGAGGCGTACTACGCGATCCCGGCCATGGGCGCGATCCTCCACACGCTGAACCTCCGGCTGCCTCCCGAGCAGCTCGTCTGGATCGTCAACCACGCCGCGGACCGGGTCATCGTGGCCAACGGTTCGCTGCTCCCGCTGCTCGCCCCGCTGCTCCCGCACTTCAAGTCGGTCGAGCACGTGGTCGTCTCCGGCCCCGGTGACCGCTCGCTGCTCGACGGGGCGGCCGTCCAGGTGCACGAGTACGAGGAGCTGATCGCGGACAAGCCGGACAGCTACGACTGGCCCGCGCTGGACGAACGCCAGGCCGCGGCCATGTGCTACACCTCCGGCACGACCGGCGACCCCAAGGGCGTCATCTACTCGCACCGCTCCATCTACCTGCACTCGATGCAGGTCAACATGACGCAGTCCATGGGGCTCACCGACGGGGACACCTCCCTCGTCGTGGTTCCGCAGTTCCATGTGAACGCCTGGGGCCTGCCGCACGCGATGTTCATGACCGGTGTGAACGTGCTGATGCCGGACCGTTTCCTGCAGCCCGCACCGCTCGCCGAGATGATCGAGAAAGAGCGGCCCACGCACGCCGCAGCCGTCCCCACCATCTGGCAGGGCCTGCTCGCGGAGCTCAAGGGCAAGCCGCGTGACGTGAGTTCGCTGACCCAGGTCACCATCGGCGGCTCCGCGTGTCCGCCCGCCCTCATGAAGGCGTTCGACGAGCTGGGCATGCGCGTCTGCCACGCCTGGGGCATGACGGAGACCTCGCCGCTCGGCACCATCGCGCGGCCGCCGGCCCATGTCGAGGCGGGGTCGGACGAGGAGTTCGCGTACCGGCTCACCCAGGGCCGTTTCCCCGCCGGTGTCGAGCCGCGGCTGACCGGCCCGGGCGGCGAGCGACTGCCCTGGGACGGCGAGTCCGCGGGCGAGCTGGAAGTGCGCGGCCCCTGGATCGCGGGCGCGTACTACGGCGGTCAGGGCGCCGAAGCCCTGCGCCCCGACGACAAGTTCAGCGAGGACGGCTGGCTCAAGACCGGTGACGTCGGCACGATCAGCCCCGACGGCTTCCTGACCCTCACCGACCGCGCCAAGGACGTCATCAAGTCCGGCGGCGAGTGGATCTCCTCGGTCGACCTGGAGAACGCCCTCATGGCCCACCCCGATGTCGCCGAGGCGGCGGTCGTCGCCGTCCCGGACGACAAGTGGGGCGAACGCCCGCTCGCCACCGTCGTACTGAAGGAAGGCGCCGCCGCCGACTTCGACACCCTGCGCTCCTTCCTCGCCGACGAGGGCAAGATCGCCAAGTGGCAGCTCCCCGAGCGCTGGACGATCATCGAGTCGGTGCCGAAGACGAGCGTCGGCAAGTTCGACAAGAAGGTGCTGCGCAGGCAGTACGCGGCGGGCGAGCTGGACGTCACCCAGCTCTGA
- a CDS encoding antibiotic biosynthesis monooxygenase family protein — translation MSHQDASASSPSSSLSPVPVGAYDPPYYAVVFTSVKTQDGEFGEYGATNERMEELVREIPGYLGMDHAGSPGGLSVTVGYFRDADAVEEWRSNAEHLAAQKRGRAEWYQRYTLHVAKVERSHSFERNHRFEHGHG, via the coding sequence ATGAGCCATCAGGATGCCTCCGCCTCTTCCCCCTCCTCCTCCCTCTCCCCTGTGCCCGTCGGTGCCTACGACCCTCCCTACTACGCCGTCGTCTTCACCTCGGTGAAGACGCAGGACGGCGAGTTCGGGGAGTACGGCGCGACCAATGAGCGGATGGAGGAGCTGGTCAGGGAGATACCGGGGTACCTCGGGATGGACCACGCGGGGTCGCCGGGCGGGCTCTCCGTCACCGTCGGGTACTTCCGCGACGCGGACGCCGTCGAGGAGTGGCGCAGCAATGCCGAGCACCTGGCGGCCCAGAAGCGCGGGCGCGCCGAGTGGTACCAGCGCTACACGTTGCACGTCGCCAAGGTCGAGCGCAGCCACAGTTTCGAGCGGAACCACCGTTTCGAGCACGGGCATGGCTGA
- a CDS encoding lipid-transfer protein: MSVRTRDSLGGRAAVVGIGATEFSKDSGRSELRLAVEAVRAALDDAGLTPGDVDGLVTFTMDTSPEITVAQAAGIGELSFFSRIHYGGGAACATVQQAALAVASGVAEVVVCYRAFNERSGRRFGSGVQRRVPFAEGAALGWALPFGLLTPASWVAMAAQRYLHTYGLTSEAFGQVAVVDRKYAATNPAAYFHGRPITLADHAASRWIVEPLRLLDCCQETDGGQALVVTSVERARDLPRPPAVIVAAAQGAGRAQEQMTSFYRDDLTGLPEMSVVARQLWRTSGLTPAGIDVGILYDHFTPFVLTQLEEFGFCKPGEAADFVAEERLPLNTHGGQLGEAYLHGMNGVAEGVRQLRGSSVNQIPGARRVLVTAGTGVPTSGLILGSDDRG; encoded by the coding sequence ATGAGTGTGCGGACGCGGGACAGCCTCGGTGGACGGGCGGCCGTCGTCGGGATAGGGGCCACCGAGTTCTCCAAGGACTCGGGGCGCAGCGAGCTGCGGCTCGCGGTGGAGGCGGTGCGGGCCGCGCTGGACGACGCGGGGCTCACCCCGGGCGATGTGGACGGCCTGGTGACGTTCACGATGGACACCAGCCCCGAGATCACCGTCGCCCAGGCGGCCGGCATCGGCGAGCTGTCGTTCTTCTCCCGGATCCACTACGGCGGCGGGGCGGCCTGCGCGACCGTCCAGCAGGCGGCGCTGGCGGTGGCCTCGGGCGTGGCCGAGGTGGTGGTCTGCTACCGGGCGTTCAACGAGCGGTCGGGGCGGAGATTCGGCTCCGGCGTCCAGCGCAGGGTGCCGTTCGCCGAGGGTGCGGCGCTCGGTTGGGCGCTGCCCTTCGGACTGCTCACGCCCGCGTCCTGGGTGGCGATGGCGGCCCAGCGCTATCTGCACACGTACGGGCTGACCTCCGAGGCGTTCGGGCAGGTCGCGGTCGTCGACCGGAAGTACGCGGCGACCAATCCTGCGGCGTACTTCCACGGCAGGCCGATCACGCTCGCGGATCATGCGGCGTCCCGCTGGATCGTAGAGCCGTTGCGGCTGCTCGACTGCTGTCAGGAGACCGACGGAGGGCAGGCCCTGGTCGTGACCTCGGTGGAGCGGGCGCGCGACCTTCCGCGTCCGCCGGCCGTGATCGTCGCGGCCGCCCAGGGCGCGGGGCGGGCCCAGGAGCAGATGACCAGCTTCTACCGCGACGATCTGACGGGGCTGCCGGAGATGAGTGTGGTGGCGCGGCAGCTGTGGCGTACGTCGGGGCTGACGCCGGCCGGGATCGACGTCGGGATCCTGTACGACCACTTCACGCCCTTCGTGCTCACGCAGCTGGAGGAGTTCGGGTTCTGCAAGCCGGGTGAGGCCGCGGACTTCGTGGCGGAGGAGCGGCTGCCCTTGAACACCCACGGGGGACAGCTCGGGGAGGCGTATCTGCACGGGATGAACGGAGTGGCGGAGGGGGTACGGCAACTGCGTGGTTCGTCCGTGAACCAGATACCCGGAGCCCGCCGGGTGCTGGTGACGGCGGGGACGGGCGTTCCGACCTCGGGACTGATCCTGGGTTCGGACGACCGGGGCTGA
- a CDS encoding PAS domain-containing protein: MSSRPSRGAARLAAILDALPDALVLVNANGTVVNANTIALEAFEAPGTALVGRGLLDLLPQFDSRLIPGTMRRADTADENGRTRPTRMIARRTDGSEFPVEVTSANLENGQQAYDGYGYTGDELLMIVVRDLSGTVDTEAELARSQRQTEMILRAAAEGVVGTDTEGRVVLVNPAAAQILGFRASDLGGQELHPLMLHSRADGEPFPYEESPLADTLRSGRKHRVRGQVLWSKNGDRVPVDLTTAPVRDGDQLVGAVMTFTDRRPYDALAEEKDAEAERHRQELAQAAEAHAEELAALREEHTGALAALREQHTEELAAGDDRYAALAEREKDRYEALSARHEQLLAVLGRSLRGPLDQLRGELATLAADDAGQLWPEANQVLHHLSAGYSRITTLVDNVLAYQRLDSGTESVSRTKVMLDAVVAAGVDGAVELIGPGRVQFAVHAPPIEAEVDPQRLATALAHLIADVAGVDSTGNSPASAGGYMDNTVVVAAAQRGEGVRIEVRGPYAGGDPVHEPIVRGIVRAHGGVLQTHEVPGMSGSAFVLEVPIGGGAGSVPAAVPGAGALPEAAPAPDGSPAAEAGVGAGSGAAGSALALPEQASPQGGGRRRARRASVDAFLESEVAPSTEKAVPTGRRRRAAEAAGQPALPAQAAGDESPSGASGASGASGTSGASEGNGATGRRRGRPSPVEGGVSEGGVSEGAVVTAAEHAAGTAATGLGATVPPQGVPAPADGRRALQDGGRQALPAALPAAAPAQPGTDAGGAAGENADGGNAQPTGRRRRALAAAAERAAAQESGPRAVFALPPAEADRSPEYAAQSAEGHGHGQAAAGGGRHDVALRDPADDHTPPQPHPVQAPSGRRRARQAAGEAAGVSVGEVTPDTATGAPGAPGQQPMPGHLPPAQAVPAPQAVPAPEGMPAPLSAPGQVQPGHGVPPAVPAMGQAVPPQGLPQPAVPGQALPPQAAPLPEQALPPQAAPGQVAPAGPAGPVAPATAEGAPGHPGVPAPGTPAQGAPAANPGLPQPQQQPQTPAAGIPNADPTASPQPWPGAADTSGAGVPVQPEAAAAPQPWPGTADTSTAPEPAAAPEQPRAAQPLPAEAAAPPVDPNSTQGRAISVRTLGQGVPFGRRMIDAQQPKPGRTASPAPQAHAPAQAQPVAQGGAAPQPQAPTPPPHATNGSGRRRKLGTRPDPAAEQTDTAARSHPGGGQQSRLAHTTEGTGRSYAIGAPDQNADEGPEPLDGPGGAVEVANQPHPQPMDDELPPEPLDNPRRLLVWPAPDITTQQALSDRGYRPVIVHSREEVDAQIAAFPAALFVDPLTGPITRTALQSLRQAAVAAEVPVLVTAGLGQATREAAYGADPAVLLKALSPRDSEQHPPRVLLIEEHAEIALALTSTLERRGMQVARASSDEDAVTLAGQMRPNLVVMDLMQVRRRQAGIVDWLRANGQLNRTPLVVYTAAVDQTELPRLAAGETVLFLAERSTSAEVQDRIVDLLARIGTN; the protein is encoded by the coding sequence GTGAGCAGCAGGCCATCCCGAGGCGCTGCTCGCCTCGCAGCCATACTCGACGCACTTCCCGACGCGTTGGTGCTGGTCAACGCCAACGGAACGGTCGTCAACGCCAACACCATCGCCCTGGAGGCCTTCGAGGCCCCGGGCACCGCGCTCGTGGGGCGCGGACTGCTCGATCTGCTGCCGCAGTTCGACTCCCGGCTCATCCCGGGCACGATGCGGCGGGCCGACACCGCCGACGAGAACGGGCGCACCCGGCCCACCCGGATGATCGCCCGCCGCACCGACGGCAGCGAGTTCCCCGTCGAGGTCACCAGCGCGAACCTGGAGAACGGGCAGCAGGCGTACGACGGTTACGGCTACACCGGCGACGAGCTGCTGATGATCGTCGTACGGGACCTCTCCGGCACCGTCGACACCGAGGCGGAGCTCGCACGCTCGCAGCGGCAGACGGAGATGATCCTGCGTGCCGCCGCCGAGGGCGTGGTGGGCACGGACACCGAGGGACGGGTCGTCCTCGTCAATCCGGCCGCCGCCCAGATCCTCGGCTTCCGGGCCAGCGACCTCGGCGGGCAGGAACTGCACCCGCTGATGCTGCACTCGCGCGCGGACGGCGAGCCCTTCCCGTACGAGGAGTCGCCGCTCGCCGACACCCTGCGCTCCGGGCGCAAGCACCGGGTGCGCGGGCAGGTGCTGTGGTCCAAGAACGGCGACCGGGTGCCGGTCGACCTGACCACCGCGCCGGTACGGGACGGCGACCAGCTCGTCGGGGCCGTGATGACCTTCACGGACCGGCGGCCGTACGACGCGCTCGCCGAGGAGAAGGACGCCGAGGCCGAGCGGCATCGGCAGGAGCTCGCACAGGCCGCCGAGGCGCATGCCGAGGAGCTGGCCGCCCTCCGGGAGGAGCACACCGGGGCGCTGGCCGCGCTGCGCGAGCAGCACACGGAGGAACTGGCCGCGGGGGACGACCGGTACGCGGCCCTCGCCGAGCGCGAGAAGGACCGTTACGAGGCACTGTCCGCGCGGCACGAACAGTTGCTGGCCGTTCTGGGGCGCTCCCTGCGCGGGCCCCTCGACCAGCTGCGCGGCGAACTCGCCACCCTCGCCGCGGACGACGCCGGACAGTTGTGGCCCGAGGCCAACCAGGTGCTGCACCACCTCTCGGCCGGCTACTCCCGCATCACCACGCTCGTCGACAACGTGCTCGCGTACCAGCGTCTCGACTCCGGGACCGAGAGCGTCAGCCGTACGAAAGTGATGCTGGACGCGGTCGTCGCCGCCGGGGTCGACGGGGCCGTCGAGCTGATCGGGCCGGGGCGCGTGCAGTTCGCCGTGCACGCGCCGCCCATCGAGGCCGAGGTCGACCCGCAGCGGCTCGCCACCGCGCTCGCGCACCTCATCGCGGATGTCGCGGGCGTCGACTCCACGGGCAACTCACCGGCCTCGGCCGGCGGCTACATGGACAACACGGTCGTCGTGGCGGCCGCGCAGCGCGGTGAGGGCGTACGGATCGAGGTGCGCGGACCGTACGCCGGGGGAGACCCGGTGCACGAGCCCATCGTGCGCGGCATCGTGCGCGCGCACGGGGGAGTGCTGCAGACGCACGAGGTCCCCGGGATGAGCGGCAGCGCGTTCGTCCTCGAAGTGCCCATCGGCGGCGGGGCCGGTTCGGTCCCGGCCGCCGTTCCGGGTGCGGGTGCCCTTCCCGAGGCGGCTCCGGCCCCGGACGGCTCTCCGGCCGCGGAAGCGGGCGTGGGAGCGGGTTCCGGCGCGGCCGGTTCGGCCCTCGCGCTGCCCGAGCAGGCCTCCCCGCAGGGAGGCGGGCGGCGGCGGGCCCGGCGCGCGTCCGTCGACGCCTTCCTGGAGAGCGAGGTGGCACCCTCGACGGAGAAGGCCGTACCCACCGGGCGACGCAGGCGCGCCGCGGAGGCAGCGGGTCAGCCCGCGCTGCCGGCCCAAGCCGCCGGGGACGAGAGTCCTTCCGGCGCTTCCGGCGCTTCCGGCGCTTCCGGTACTTCCGGTGCTTCCGAGGGCAACGGCGCGACCGGACGGCGGCGTGGACGGCCGAGCCCCGTGGAGGGCGGCGTCTCCGAGGGCGGGGTCTCCGAGGGCGCGGTGGTGACCGCCGCCGAGCACGCGGCCGGTACCGCGGCCACCGGGCTGGGGGCGACCGTGCCTCCGCAGGGCGTGCCCGCGCCCGCCGACGGACGCCGCGCCCTTCAGGACGGCGGCCGGCAGGCCCTGCCGGCCGCACTGCCCGCGGCCGCGCCCGCCCAGCCGGGTACGGATGCGGGTGGCGCCGCGGGTGAGAACGCCGATGGCGGCAACGCTCAGCCGACCGGGCGGCGTCGGCGTGCGCTGGCCGCCGCGGCGGAGCGTGCGGCGGCCCAGGAGTCGGGGCCCCGCGCGGTGTTCGCGCTACCGCCTGCCGAGGCGGACCGCTCTCCCGAGTACGCGGCGCAGTCCGCCGAAGGCCATGGCCACGGTCAGGCGGCGGCCGGCGGCGGACGCCATGACGTCGCCCTGCGCGACCCCGCCGACGACCACACTCCGCCCCAGCCGCATCCGGTGCAGGCGCCCAGCGGACGCCGACGGGCCCGGCAGGCCGCGGGCGAGGCGGCAGGCGTGAGCGTGGGCGAGGTGACACCGGATACGGCGACCGGGGCTCCCGGGGCTCCCGGACAGCAGCCGATGCCGGGTCATCTGCCCCCCGCGCAAGCCGTTCCCGCCCCGCAAGCCGTTCCCGCCCCGGAGGGCATGCCGGCGCCTCTATCCGCACCCGGTCAGGTACAGCCGGGACACGGCGTCCCTCCGGCCGTTCCTGCCATGGGTCAGGCCGTGCCCCCGCAGGGTCTCCCCCAGCCTGCCGTCCCCGGCCAGGCCCTCCCGCCGCAGGCGGCGCCTCTCCCGGAGCAGGCCCTGCCGCCGCAGGCCGCTCCCGGACAGGTCGCCCCGGCCGGTCCCGCCGGACCTGTGGCACCCGCGACGGCCGAGGGCGCACCGGGTCACCCAGGAGTCCCGGCACCCGGCACACCTGCCCAGGGCGCCCCCGCGGCGAATCCCGGCCTGCCGCAACCACAGCAGCAACCGCAGACGCCCGCGGCCGGGATTCCGAACGCGGACCCGACCGCCTCCCCTCAGCCCTGGCCCGGCGCGGCCGACACCTCCGGTGCCGGAGTACCCGTACAGCCGGAAGCCGCCGCCGCGCCGCAGCCGTGGCCGGGCACGGCCGATACGTCGACCGCTCCTGAGCCCGCAGCGGCCCCGGAACAGCCGCGCGCCGCGCAGCCCCTCCCCGCGGAGGCGGCGGCGCCTCCCGTCGACCCGAACTCGACGCAGGGCCGGGCGATCAGCGTCCGTACGCTCGGGCAGGGTGTGCCGTTCGGCCGCCGCATGATCGACGCGCAGCAGCCCAAGCCCGGCCGGACGGCGTCCCCCGCCCCCCAGGCCCACGCACCGGCGCAGGCACAGCCCGTCGCGCAGGGAGGAGCCGCGCCGCAGCCCCAGGCGCCCACGCCTCCCCCGCACGCGACCAACGGCTCCGGGCGGCGCCGCAAGCTCGGCACGCGGCCCGATCCCGCGGCCGAGCAGACGGACACGGCGGCGCGCTCGCACCCGGGCGGCGGCCAGCAGTCCCGGCTCGCGCACACCACCGAGGGCACCGGCCGTTCGTACGCCATAGGAGCACCGGACCAGAACGCCGACGAAGGCCCCGAGCCGCTCGACGGCCCCGGTGGCGCGGTGGAGGTCGCGAACCAGCCCCACCCCCAGCCGATGGACGACGAACTGCCCCCGGAGCCGCTGGACAACCCGCGTCGGCTGCTGGTCTGGCCCGCGCCGGACATCACCACGCAGCAGGCGCTGAGCGACCGCGGCTACCGCCCCGTCATCGTGCACTCACGCGAAGAGGTCGACGCCCAGATCGCCGCCTTCCCGGCTGCCCTGTTCGTCGACCCGCTCACCGGCCCGATCACGCGCACGGCCCTCCAGTCGCTGCGCCAGGCCGCCGTCGCCGCCGAGGTGCCGGTCCTGGTGACCGCCGGTCTCGGTCAGGCGACACGCGAGGCGGCGTACGGCGCCGACCCCGCCGTACTCCTCAAGGCGTTGTCGCCGCGTGACAGCGAGCAGCACCCGCCGCGTGTTCTCCTGATCGAGGAGCACGCGGAGATCGCGCTCGCGCTGACCTCGACGCTGGAGCGGCGCGGAATGCAGGTCGCACGGGCCTCGTCCGACGAGGACGCCGTCACGCTGGCCGGGCAGATGCGGCCGAACCTGGTGGTGATGGACCTGATGCAGGTACGCCGCCGACAGGCCGGGATCGTCGACTGGCTGCGCGCGAACGGCCAGCTCAACCGCACCCCGCTGGTCGTCTACACCGCGGCCGTCGACCAGACCGAGCTGCCGCGGCTGGCCGCGGGGGAGACGGTGCTGTTCCTGGCCGAGCGATCGACGAGCGCCGAGGTCCAGGACCGGATCGTGGATCTGCTGGCTCGTATCGGAACGAACTGA
- a CDS encoding SSI family serine proteinase inhibitor, with protein sequence MLRRIALTVATSAAASFAALSGAPAVAYADSFPLVPPPVSGADRSDHLTVTVSGAGEGRDGTFELDCHPVGGSHPRAQAACDQLDRNTSWGKSPFAPAQERGMCTMQYGGPATAHVTGTWAGRPVDARYQRGDGCEIARWDALVPVLPDLGA encoded by the coding sequence ATGCTGCGCCGCATCGCCCTCACCGTCGCCACCTCAGCCGCCGCCTCCTTCGCCGCGCTGTCCGGGGCGCCGGCGGTCGCGTACGCCGATTCGTTTCCCCTCGTGCCGCCGCCGGTGAGCGGGGCGGACAGGAGCGACCACCTCACCGTGACGGTGAGCGGGGCGGGCGAGGGCCGTGACGGGACGTTCGAGCTCGACTGTCATCCGGTGGGCGGCAGCCATCCCCGGGCACAGGCCGCCTGCGACCAGCTGGACCGGAACACCTCGTGGGGCAAGAGCCCGTTCGCGCCCGCGCAGGAGCGCGGGATGTGCACGATGCAGTACGGGGGTCCGGCCACCGCCCACGTCACGGGCACCTGGGCCGGCCGCCCCGTCGACGCGAGGTACCAGCGCGGTGACGGGTGCGAGATCGCGCGCTGGGACGCCCTCGTACCCGTCCTCCCCGATCTCGGCGCGTAG
- a CDS encoding DUF2797 domain-containing protein: MAQVWKCSGLRWGGAEPVLVWDGGRRSVLPWGKQVAFAVVGGGERRCVGARGHSCFAGAAVSGRSVGARCEECARLDRAHSVAADTIADDPRPYSVYLAWFGPGMVKAGITAVERGSARLLEQGAVVFTWLGRGPLMAARRSEELLRTALGVPDRIAYDAKRAVRSALPGAGVRAAEVRGLHALAVGLDGWPDALEQMPFEAVDHTEAFGLDGLPPVVAVVGELVPGGVVRGELVAAAGPDLHLLTGRGVVVLDTRLMTGWELTGAGGETGSGERGEITVPVREFGGVQDGLF, encoded by the coding sequence ATGGCACAAGTGTGGAAATGCAGCGGGCTTCGGTGGGGCGGGGCGGAGCCTGTGCTGGTCTGGGACGGGGGGCGTCGCAGTGTGTTGCCGTGGGGGAAGCAGGTCGCGTTCGCCGTCGTGGGCGGGGGTGAGCGGCGGTGTGTGGGGGCGCGCGGGCACAGCTGTTTCGCGGGGGCCGCGGTGTCCGGGCGCAGTGTCGGGGCCCGGTGCGAGGAGTGCGCGCGGCTCGACCGGGCCCATTCCGTCGCGGCGGACACCATCGCCGACGACCCCCGGCCCTACTCCGTCTATCTGGCCTGGTTCGGACCCGGGATGGTCAAGGCGGGGATCACGGCCGTCGAGCGCGGGTCGGCTCGCTTGCTGGAGCAGGGCGCCGTCGTCTTCACCTGGCTGGGGCGGGGGCCGCTGATGGCCGCCCGGCGCAGTGAGGAGTTGCTGCGTACGGCGTTGGGCGTGCCGGACCGGATCGCCTACGACGCCAAGCGGGCCGTGCGGAGTGCGTTGCCCGGGGCGGGGGTGCGGGCGGCGGAGGTGCGGGGACTGCACGCCTTGGCCGTGGGGCTGGACGGGTGGCCGGACGCATTGGAGCAGATGCCGTTCGAGGCCGTCGACCACACGGAGGCGTTCGGGCTCGACGGGCTGCCGCCGGTCGTGGCCGTCGTCGGCGAGCTGGTCCCGGGAGGCGTCGTGCGGGGAGAACTGGTCGCCGCCGCCGGGCCCGATCTGCATCTGCTGACCGGGCGGGGGGTCGTCGTGCTCGATACGCGGCTCATGACCGGGTGGGAACTGACCGGAGCGGGCGGAGAGACCGGGTCGGGGGAGCGCGGGGAGATCACCGTGCCCGTGCGGGAGTTCGGAGGTGTTCAGGACGGGCTGTTCTGA